The region ATGAAGAGGGGACAACATCTCGGCCGTACGAAGCTGGATGAAGGCCACCGACAGGTGCTAGAGGCGATGGCCCAAGGGCACTTCTTGAGGTCTCACCGGGACCTGGAAGGCCGCAAGACTTATCTGCTTCATCCGTTGGAGGGCCCTCCAATCCCCGTTGCCCCGGCCCTCGTCGAGCGCCTGTGCGAGCTGGGGCTGATTGACAGCAACAAGAAGTTCCCCGTAGCGACGTACTGGCTGACCGCGAAGGCACGTCAGTGGCTAAGCGTCGAGCCAGCCGGCGTGCACTCCACTTCATAGCCGAGGGCTATTCCAAACGGTGGCCGAAGGCAACGCCTTCGGCCATCTGTTCTTCCGGCGGGCTATTCCATCGTCCGTTCTGGCTCCTAACCCCGCCAGGCGTTCACAAAGGCCACGATCCGCTTCTCGCCGAAGCAATCCAGCTTATCAATGCGCCCTCGGGCCGTCAACGCGATGGCGGCGTTGGCCTTCTGGCGGGGGACGACAGTGATTTTCCAGTTATTGAAGCGGTCCACAATGCTACGCAACTGCGCTTTTACCGTCTCGCAAACCCGGTCAAGTCAAGTATAAACCCAGGCCGTGCTGTGGACAGTGCCATCGCACTAGCGTCAAAGCCGCACCTTGACAGGTTCTCTTCCCATCGAAGAAGAGCTGCCGTCACCCTGGTTGATAGCCCTCATAGCTAGGGGTTAGAATGCAAAACACGATACCATCAATCCGCGGAGGCACCCTATGCGAACGATCCGCCTTGGCTACGTTGGCTGCGGTTTCATGGCCCAGAAAGTCCACATCCCCAACTTCAGCTCCATCCCCGGCTGCGAGCTCGTCGCGCTGGCAGAGGTGCGCCCCAAGCTGGGCGAAAAGGTGCAGAGGCGGTTCGGTATCCCCAAGCTGTATCGCCATCACACGGAAATGCTGGCCGATCCCGATATCGATGCCATCGCGGTCTCCGCAGGCTTCATCGTCCAGGGGTTGATCGCCCGCGACGCGCTGCTGGCGGGCAAGGACGTCTTCATGGAGAAGCCGATGGCCGTCTCATTGGCTCAGGCCGACGCCATCTTGGAAGCGGAGCAACAGTCTGGCCGACGGCTGATGGTCGCTTACATGAAGCGATATGACGCCGGCAATGAGCTGGCTAAAGAGACCATTGACCGGCTGCGCGCCACGGGCGAGCTGGGGCCGATCACCTTCGTCCGCAACCACGGCTTCGGCGGAGATTGGATCTGCGGGCTGGACACGCCAATGGAGATCACCGACGAACCGCTGCCGGAGCCATCCCCTCAGGAGCTGGACTGGATCCCGGCGGAGTTCAGGGCAGATGCCTCGATCAGGCGCCAGTATCTGGGCTACCTGCAGCAGTACACACACAACGTGAACCTATTGCGCTGGCTTCTGGACGCGAGGGATGACGCCGTCGTGCGCGCAGTAGACCTAGATGATGACGGTTACACCGGCGTGGTGGTGCTCAGCGTGGCCGGCGTTCGCGCGGTGATCGAATCCGGATCCATCTCCCATTACCGCTGGGACGAGCACACCCAGGTATACTTTCGCCATGGCTGGGTGAAGACATGGGCGCCGCCGATCCTGCTTAAGCAGGTCCCAGCTGGGGTCGAAATCTATCGGGCGGGAGAGGAACAGACGTTCACGCGGCCGATCCCGCGACCGGCCTGGTCATGGAGCTATCGTCGGGAGGCCGAACATTTTATTCACTGCTTGCAGACCGGCGAGCCTTTCCGCTCATCAGCCGCCGATACCCGCACGGACGTCCGCTTGTTCGAGGAGATCTTCCGGATGCACTTGGCCCAGCGCAAAGGATGATCGCAGAATTTATCCTATGCGCACCCACTTGAAGGAGGCCAAGGAAGCCTTCACCCTTTCAGGAGAGGCCTGGAGGGGCGAGACGCCCCTCCAGAAGACCTCTTTTCCTGCCCTTTGCCTACTGAGCTTGGCCCTCCAATCTGAGGAAGTGGAGAAAGCCATCTTGTGGAGAGGCCCTCCCCTTACTCCCCGCTCAGGCGAGAATGGGCGATCCGCTATTCGGCGCTCAGCTCCCAGACATTTAGGTTGTCGAAGGCGATCTCCACGCCACTCTCACCGAACGCGCCCACCACCAGCCCAATGTTACCGCTGATAAAGGTATCATCTTCGGCTTCGTCCAACACCTCGCCGTTGACCAGCAGTATGATCCGGGTTCCATAAGCTAACAGCCCTAGCCGGTTCACGGATTCCTCCCCCGTGCGGATTAAGCGAGATGGCGTCCACCGGATGATCGTCTCCCATTCATCGTTCACCAACTTCTGCAGGCGGTAGTAGCCGTCGCTGCTAATGGAGAACATGTAGAAGTTCTCGCTATCCACGTAACGGAAGAGGACGCCGAATTCGTTATCCAGCGATCCAGCCACATGCGCCGTCTCCACCTCCAGGTAAAAGTCGGATAGCTCAACGTCGGCATTGGTCCACGCGATCTGGTTCTCAGCCTCCACCCGGATATGGTATGCCCCTCTTTCAAGGAAGCGTGCAGCGCTTTCATCTGATTCAGTGCTCCAGATGTCGTCCTCGCGCCGAAAATCCGCCGTGAGTACCGGCGTCGTCTCTTTGAGAGCGGTTAGGAAGTCGCTCAGCTCTTCCGGCACGGGGGTGGGCGTAGGGGTGGGACGGCGGGTAGCTCTAGGCGTAGGAATGGACGTTGCGCGCGGCCGCGTGGGCGTGGGAGTGAGCGTGGCCCTCGCCTTCAGCTCCCAAACCTTAAGATTGTCAAAGGCGATCTCGACGCCGCCTTCATCGAGGGTGCCAGCGGCCAGCGCCAGGTTGCCTGTGGTAAAAGTATCATCCTCGATCTCATCTAGCACGACATCGTTCACCAGCAATCCGATACGAGAGCCTTGGGCCAGCACTCCTAGGCGATTGACAGAGCCTTCGCCGGTCTCAATGGCGTCGGACGGCGTCCACTCGATGATCACCTCCCACTCGTCATTTACCAACTTCTGCAAGCGATAGTAGCCATCGCTGCTGATGGAAAACAGATAGAAGTTGCCACCGTCCACATATCGGAAGAGGACGCCAAACTCGTTGTCCAGCGGCCCAGCGACGTGCGCCGTCTCTACCTCCAGATAAAAATCGGATAGCTCAACTTTCCCTCTCCCCCAGGCGATGGTGTTCTCCGGTTGTACGCTAATATGGTAAGCCCCTTGCTCGTAAAAGCGGGCGATCTCGTCATCGGATTGGGTATTCCACCGGCCGTCATCCCGCCGGAAATCGGCTGTCCAGGTGGGGTTAGCCTTTTTGATCTTTTGGACTGTGACGTCAAGCGGCTCCGGGATGGGAGTAGGCGTTGGCGCACGCTCGACGGCTAACTTTAGGTCCCACAGGTCCAGGTTGTCAAAGGCCACCTCCACTCCAACCTCCTCGAAAGTGCCTACGGCCAGCGCGAGGTTACCGGAAGCGAAGGTGTTGTCCTCAATTTCCGCTAACGCTACATCGTTCACAAGCAGGGCAATACGGGAGCCTTCAGCCAGCAACCCTAGGTGGTTTGTGGCCGCTTCGCCGGTACGGATGGCATCAGACTCGGTCCAGTCTATTAATGGTTGCCATTGATTGTCTTCCATTTTCCATAGGCTGTAGGTGCCCAGGCCACTAATGGCATACAGATAGAAGTTATCGCTATCCACGTAGCGGAAGATGACCCCAAACTCGCTATTTACTGGCCCAGCGATATGGGTCACGTCTATCTCCAGATAGAAATCGGACACTTGAAGGTCACTGGTGCTCCAGCTCACCC is a window of Anaerolineae bacterium DNA encoding:
- a CDS encoding Gfo/Idh/MocA family oxidoreductase, with translation MRTIRLGYVGCGFMAQKVHIPNFSSIPGCELVALAEVRPKLGEKVQRRFGIPKLYRHHTEMLADPDIDAIAVSAGFIVQGLIARDALLAGKDVFMEKPMAVSLAQADAILEAEQQSGRRLMVAYMKRYDAGNELAKETIDRLRATGELGPITFVRNHGFGGDWICGLDTPMEITDEPLPEPSPQELDWIPAEFRADASIRRQYLGYLQQYTHNVNLLRWLLDARDDAVVRAVDLDDDGYTGVVVLSVAGVRAVIESGSISHYRWDEHTQVYFRHGWVKTWAPPILLKQVPAGVEIYRAGEEQTFTRPIPRPAWSWSYRREAEHFIHCLQTGEPFRSSAADTRTDVRLFEEIFRMHLAQRKG